The genomic segment TCACAAAAGCTTAACAAGCAGCAGTTGACTATGTTATAATGCACTTCAAAAAATATAGCCTATTACGGCCCGTTTggaagaatttttgagaggtGGATTCTTGAAGTTCGTCAACATGGTTTTTTAACAAGTTTACTTCATCACATTAAGAATTAAGCAACAATTCCGACTCCACTAATTGCTTAGTGAAGTCGGAAGTAGCATATACAGATGACGTTCAACTGTTTCTTGAAGttcttttgtctttctttttttgtttttttctttctttcaacggaaaaggctcaaatatgccatcgaactatcagaaatggctcatttatgccactcgttgAAAGTTTggctcaaatatgccactgCCGTTACCTTTttggctcatccatgccattaTTCACTAACGGTGGTTTTAAAATACCAGATATGCCACGTGGCAAAAATTTATTGGTCCACGTCACTTAAATGAAAACCAGCCAAAATAAATCCTAATTAAACCAACCCGACCCGTTGACCCGACCCACCCATCTTATACCTATTTCTTTGCCCCTCTTTCATTATGTTATAACGATTAAGCCCTAATCAAACCCATCTCCTCTCCTCTTCTTCCAACATCCATTTCAAGCAAACAAATGTGACTTTCCAACTTTTTTTTGAAGGATTAAAGGAATAGCTCATCAAGGTTAGTTCTTATTTAAACTCAAAAATGGCTATTTAATGTGGTGGGTGGGGTTTAATGTGGTGGGTAAAGAATCTGTCTATGTGGGGTTCATAGCCATGTGATTTTCACGTTTTTTGTCGGTGTAAAGGGATAAAACTATTGCTTAACATGTGaagtttcattctttttatgattttgttcctCTCTTTTGTGATCCTGAAATGTGTTGTCATTTTAGGGCATTTTATTCACGTTTTTGTCTTTGTAAATGGTGTAAAAGTAGTTTTTAATATGTAAAGTTTCTGTCTTTTTATGATGTTGTTCCTCTCTTCTGTTGTCCCGAAATGTGTTGTCATTTTAGGGTATTTTATTCACGTTTTTGTATTTCCTATGTATGTTGCTGATGTGGTCcctcattttttcttttgttcttttctttgcaCGTGAACTTTATTGAAGAATGATTGACAAAGTGGAAGTATTATTCAACTTTGGGGGTGAATGGGTCTTTACTCCTCAGATATTATATAATAAGAATCTGGTACATTATTGGCATGGGTTTGACCCAGATTTGCTGTCTTATAAAGACTTATGTGAAGAGTTTGAAAAagagatgaatttttttaaagttaaacaACTCTTAGTTACTGGACCATCTGGTAGGTACTACATAATTGATGGAGATGATGGTATTAGGGCTTTGCAGTGCCTCCTTTGTTATGAGTTTAGTAAGATTAACTTGTTTGCTGTAGATGATACTGATTTGACAGTCCATACTCATAACATTCTTCAACATTTAGAAACATATCATGTAGATGTTGAGATAGCATCTgatgatgaacttggtcttgggGACTCTAATTCTCATGTTGATGCTCCATCTGATGTTGAGTATGATGAAGAAGAACGTGAGGGTTTTAACAACCAAAGGAGGAGAGTAGTAAGTGATAGGTTGGAGAATTTTAAGGAATTGGAGAAGGGTATGACATTTTCTGATATTGTGGAAGCTAGAAGAATAATGAATTACTATGCAATGGCTAATGGTTATGGCTTGAAGATTAAAAAAACAGATCCCACTAGGCTAGGTATGCTTGTAGAGATGGATGTCCTTTTAGATGTTCTATTTCAAAGGATAAAAAGAGCTCCACTTTTTGTATCCAAACCTTGAAACCAAAGCATGATTGTGAACCATGTTATAAAAATCCAAGGGCTGATGCTAAGACATTAGCACAATATTTTAAGAGAAAGGTGCAAAACAATCCAAAATACACTGTTAAGGACATGAGAATGGAATTGGAAAAGGATTTCAATTTGAATGTGACAAGTTCCAAGGTTAAAAGGACTAAGTTGATGGTCCTTGAAAAGTTAGAAGGCAATTTCAAAGATGATTTTAACAAGCTTGAAGCATATGGGGCTGAATTAAAACAGTCTAATCCGGGGACTGATGTCGCAATCCAGATTTCAAAAGATGCCTTTGAGCAAGGTAAAAGGAGGTTCTTGAGGATGTACTTGTGTTTTATGCTTTGAAGCTAGGTTGGAAAAGTGGCCTGAGACCACTTATTGGTTTGGATGGTACTTTCTTGAAGGGAAAAGTCCAAGGTCAGTTGTTGGTTGCCATGGGACAAGATTCTATGAACCAATTCTACCCAATTGCATGGGCAATGGTTGACAAGGAAACCACCAGAACATGGTCATGGTTTGTGGAGCTTTTGAAGAGGTCTTTGGATTTAAAAGATGGGGCTGGAGTGACCTTTATTTCTGATATGCAAAAGGtacaaaaatcttttttttttctcattttcattctgatttttttcaagttattttctcttttatcattctgattttttaaagttctgTTTGTTAATTTTGATTCTGGCAGGGGTTATTGGATTCTGTGAGAAATGTTCTTCCTCAAGCTCATCAAAGATATTGTGCTAAACATATTGAAGCCAATTGGTTAAAAAAATGGAGGAGTGGGGAAATGAGAAAGTTGATGTGGTGGTGGGCTTGGAGCACATATGATGAAGAGTTTAAAGATCAACTCAAAAAGCTAGgcaaattggatgaagttgctGCTAAGGACTTGGTAAGGATTTCACCTGAGGCATGGTGTAGAGCATACTTTGATACCAACTGTAAGAACTCAATGGTTGACAACAACTTCACAGAATCCTTTAATTCTTGGATTCTACAAGCAAGGGTATGCCAATTATCAAAATGTTGGAGGAAATAAGGGTCAAGGTAATGGCCTTGCTAGGAGATAATGAAGACAAAGCTAGGAGTTGGAAAACTAATTATAGTCCACAGTGCATGAAGTTGTACAATGATTATAGGGCAATAGCACATGGATGCATTGTTAACTTTAATGGTGATTATGGCTATGAGGTGTCAGAGGGTGATGATAGACATACTGTCAACTTGGAGCAAAATAGATGCACCTGCAGGATGTGGGACTTGTCTGGGATACCCTGCCCTCATGCCATTAAGGCATTTTTGCATAAGAATGTTGATCCAGTGACACAAATTCACTGGTTTTACAGTAAAGAAGCCTATCTGCTGACATACAAGCATAAAATGCAGCCTGTTAGAGGAGTACAGTTCTGGAAAGTTGAACCTGCTCATGCAATGGAGCCACCTGGAATAATCAAAACAGTTGGAAGACCCAAAAATAGAGAGATTCTTAAGAGGAAGGGTGAATCATTGGGATCTATAATGACATGTAGTAAATGTGGAGAAGAAAATCACAATGCAAGGGGTTGTTGGTAAACATTTAGATAAAGTTCTTTAATATGCAATATATTTTACTGGAAGTTTGGATGTTGGATTTATGAGTCGCTGGATTTAAATAGTTGCTAGTTATTGTGGTTTGCTGGTAATAGTTGTTGGATTTGATTTCAAAGCTTCAAGCTTTATTAGTCTCGTAGCTTCATTTGTGACCCTTTTCTTGATTTCAGATTTCATTTATCTAAAGCTAATTCTAGTTGGTTAGTTGCTGATCATTTCAAGTTGTCTTATATTAAAGTTGTCTCATTTTAAAGCTTGTTTGGTTGACAGAAGGAAAAAGCTGGACAAATTCCAAAGAAGGGGAAGGGCAAGGAAAAAACTGGCCAGACCTCAAATGGAACTCAACAATCTGGCCAGAGCTCAAGAAGCAACTGTTATGAACTTGAATTTGGTACACAACAATCTCAACAATCGGGCTTTGAAACTCAAATTGGTACTCAACTATCAATAGCATATGGACCTGATATTGGCGATGACGAAGACCCGACATTGAGGCCAAAAGTCATATCGGAAGCTGATACATTGCTGGCCATGAGGAAGACAAGAATGAGGCCACCAACTGGTGGTAGAAGGATTCAATTCACTGGAGATCCAAGCGGAGTGTCAACTCCAACCAACTTGCCTTATTCACCGACAAAGACAACTTGGAGGGGAAATGAAGCTG from the Lycium ferocissimum isolate CSIRO_LF1 chromosome 11, AGI_CSIRO_Lferr_CH_V1, whole genome shotgun sequence genome contains:
- the LOC132037002 gene encoding uncharacterized protein LOC132037002, which encodes MSQSRFQKMPLSKGKVQGQLLVAMGQDSMNQFYPIAWAMVDKETTRTWSWFVELLKRSLDLKDGAGVTFISDMQKGLLDSVRNVLPQAHQRYCAKHIEANWLKKWRSGEMRKLMWWWAWSTYDEEFKDQLKKLGKLDEVAAKDLVRISPEAWCRAYFDTNCKNSMVDNNFTESFNSWILQARVCQLSKCWRK